From the Endozoicomonas sp. Mp262 genome, the window GAGTTACCCATATTGTTTTTACCGTCTCCAAGGTAGCAGAGCTTCATTTGATTCAGGTTTTTGCCCTGGCCATGTTCAACCATGGTCAGGAAATCAGCGAGGATCTGGGTGGGATGCCATTCGTCCGTTAAACCATTCCATACCGGGACTCCGGAATATTCTCCCAGTTCCTCAACGGCTTTTTGTGAAAAGCCCCTGAATTCAATGCCATCATACATTCGCCCTAAAACACGGGCGGTGTCTTTTACGGACTCCTTGTGCCCCATCTGCGATCCACCGCTGATAAAAGTGACATTGGCACCTTGATCAAAGGCAGCCACTTCAAAGGCGCAGCGGGTTCGGGTTGAGGTCTTCTCAAATATCAATGCAACATTCTTCCCTTTTAGGTGTTGCTGCTCTGAGCCTGCATATTTTGCCCGTTTCAGATCCCGTGAGAGATCCAGTAAAAACTGTATTTCTTTGGGGGTGAAGTCCAGTAGTTTCAGAAAGTTTCGGTTACGAAGGTTATATGCCATGACCTTAGCCCTCTGGCTGAAAAACTTGGATAGGTTATTGGTAAGGACAAACAGGGAATAGAAACCCAAACCATTTTCTATTTTCCTGCTAAATTCCATCTCTCAGGATTGGGCAGCTCATGCAGCGGGCGCCACCACGCCCCCTACCAAGGTCCTCTCCGGGAATGGTGATTACGTCAATGCCGGCGGCTTCCATTTTCTTCAGGGTATGGACATTCCGCTCATACCCAATCACTTTGCCGGGGCTGATTGCCAAAACGTTATTGGCGTCATTCCACTGCTCGCGTTCCGCTTCAAAAACATCGCCTCCGGTGGGGATCATTCGGAGACTATCGATGTCCAGGGCTTTTGCCAGGGTCTTGAACAATCCGGCTTTCGTCCGTTCAGCAACAACCCTGCCTTCATCGCCAGGACGAAGCTCCCAGCATGGGCTGGTATCCAGGTTGACTCCGGGGTAGTAGCTGAAGCAGTCATGGGTCATATGGGTGAAGACAGTATCCAGATGCATGCAGCTGCGGTCTTTGGGGAGCATAACGGCAATCACTTTTTTTGCCTGGCCGGACTTAAACAGTGCCTGGGCAAGATTTTCTATTCCCTGCGGTGAAGTTCGCTCGGATAAGCCTATGAGTACCGAGCCTTTGCCTATTACCAGGACATCCCCGCCTTCGATGGTTGCGTGATCATAATTAATATCTTCATCACCATAATAGGTAATGAAATCCGCATTTCTGAACTTTGGATGAAAGCGGTAGATGGCTCTTAAATGGACGGTTTCTCTTTGCCTGGCCACTTTAGCCATTGGGTTAAGGGATACACCGCCATAAATCCAGCAGGATGTATCCCGCGTAAATAGGTGGTTAGGGATGGGGTCAATGACAAAATCTGTTTCTTTAAGGGTATCCAGGGTCAGGCTGTGACTTTTATGGTCCAGTTCGCTCACTGTCATGCCGCCGATAAGGTGGAAGGCCATGTCGTCAAGGTCCATGTCATTCAGGCTGGTAAGCACCTCCCTTTGAAGAGCTTGTCCATAGCGCCACGGGCTGAATTGCCTTTCCATGATCCATTCTTTTCCTTCAGGGGTGGCAAGGGTTTCGGCCAGGAGAGTATGTAGCAGCAAGACTTCTACGCCATTATCCCGAAGGGCCTTCTGGAACGCGTCATGCTCCTTGCCCGCACTTTCGACACGGAGTACGTCATCAAAAAGCAGGTCTTCACAGTTGGATGGAGTCAGTCGTCTAAGGGCGAGCTCAGGTCGATGTACTATGACCTGTCTGAGTTGCCCGATTTCAGAGCCTACGCTGAGTTGTGTCATTACACACCTCTCATTAAGGGAAAGTAGGGGACGGTTAAACAAGGCAAATTAGATAATCATCAGTAGTGTAGGCAGGGATTTCAGGCTCAACAAGTGTGGGCATTTCTTTTTTAATAAAAAGGATGGTTATGGCTATCCTATAATCGTTTCCGTAGTTGTCATTTTTTCTATTGCCCTCTCCGGCATTATTTTTTTGCAAGACTTGCGAAGGTGGATTGATTATGAAGACGTTCAGGTTTCCATCTGCATATACGATTCTGTTTTTAATTATTGTATTTGTTGCGATTCTCACCTGGATCGTACCTGCAGGTAAATACCAGGTTGAAACCAATGAAGCGTTGGGGAAAGAGGTGCCTGTAGCGGGTACTTATCATGAAGTGGAGCCTAATCCTCAGGGAATTGAAGAGGTTCTTTTGGCCCCGGTCTCCGGTTTCTATGACCCGGACTCCTACCAGGCCAACGGGATTGATGTGGCTTTTTTTATCCTGGTTATTGGTGGATTCCTCGCCGTAGTGACAAAAACAGGGGCTATCGATTCGGGTATCGCCAAAGTGACTGCGGCTCTTGAGGGGCGAGAGCAGTTAATGATTCCCATCCTGATGTTTCTGTTTTCACTGGGTGGCACTATCTATGGGATGGCAGAAGAAAGCCTGGCCTTTTATCCTCTTATTTTACCGGTGATGATTGCTGCCGGGTACGACTCGATAACAGCCGTATCCGTTATATTGGTGGGTGCGGGTATTGGTACGCTTGCCTCTACCGTTAATCCTTTTGCAACAGTGATCGCGTCAGATGCAGCGGGGGTCAGTTTTACTTCCGGTATGACCTTGCGTTTTATCCTTTATTTCCTAGGGCTTGCCATTTGTATTGTTT encodes:
- the arcA gene encoding arginine deiminase, encoding MTQLSVGSEIGQLRQVIVHRPELALRRLTPSNCEDLLFDDVLRVESAGKEHDAFQKALRDNGVEVLLLHTLLAETLATPEGKEWIMERQFSPWRYGQALQREVLTSLNDMDLDDMAFHLIGGMTVSELDHKSHSLTLDTLKETDFVIDPIPNHLFTRDTSCWIYGGVSLNPMAKVARQRETVHLRAIYRFHPKFRNADFITYYGDEDINYDHATIEGGDVLVIGKGSVLIGLSERTSPQGIENLAQALFKSGQAKKVIAVMLPKDRSCMHLDTVFTHMTHDCFSYYPGVNLDTSPCWELRPGDEGRVVAERTKAGLFKTLAKALDIDSLRMIPTGGDVFEAEREQWNDANNVLAISPGKVIGYERNVHTLKKMEAAGIDVITIPGEDLGRGRGGARCMSCPILRDGI
- the argF gene encoding ornithine carbamoyltransferase; translation: MAYNLRNRNFLKLLDFTPKEIQFLLDLSRDLKRAKYAGSEQQHLKGKNVALIFEKTSTRTRCAFEVAAFDQGANVTFISGGSQMGHKESVKDTARVLGRMYDGIEFRGFSQKAVEELGEYSGVPVWNGLTDEWHPTQILADFLTMVEHGQGKNLNQMKLCYLGDGKNNMGNSLLVGSAKMGVDFAIAAPKGYYPEQRLIDQCSKIAEKSGSKLLFTEDVAEAVKGADYLYGDVWVSMGDPKEAWQERINLMKPYQVNMDTIRKTGNPKVKYLHCLPAFHNDETIVGKQIGEEYGMKNGLEVTEEVFESEHCIAFDEAENRMHTIKAVMVATLGD